The Salvelinus sp. IW2-2015 linkage group LG34, ASM291031v2, whole genome shotgun sequence genome has a window encoding:
- the LOC139023667 gene encoding gastrula zinc finger protein XlCGF8.2DB-like: MRRERTDTDSASDAPSCSYSCDSERLMAPQVNPLTGAAFSLPSIGSINWNMDPETTQTLPGLRPPHTLLMLNQTSDNASASTLNGFTSSLTNDSSRDTISRSGGKEKLFPSSFCGKAFSFPKQVEIHQRMHTGEKPFGCHLCRASSSHSSCLKRHQKVHTGEKLYSCPHCEKRFSHQHQLKRHLKVHTGERPFACTHCGKRFSERRYLRIHQQKMHTDHEECIV; encoded by the coding sequence ATGAGGcgggagagaacagacacagactcggctagcgatgctccatcctgctcctatagttgtgattcagagagactgatggcgcctcaggttaaccccctaacaggtgctgccttcagcctgccttctataggatctatcaactggaacatggaccctgaGACAACACAGACGCTCCCTGGCCTtcgtcctcctcacactctccttatgttaaaccagacctcagacaatgccagtgcctcAACACTAAATGGCTTCACAAGCTcattgacaaatgacagtagtagAGACACTATCAGCAGATCCGGTGGCAAAGAGAAGCTCTTCCCTAGTTCgttctgtgggaaagccttcagtttccccaaacaggtggagatccaccagaggatgcacacgggggagaaaccgttcggctgccacctgtgccgggcCAGTTCCTCCCACTCATCctgcctgaagaggcaccagaagGTCCACACAGGTGAGAAACTCTACAGCTGCCCCCattgtgagaagaggttctcccaccagcaccagctgaagaggcacctgaaggtccacacaggagagaggccattcgcctgtacgcactgcgggaagaggttctcagagaggagatacctcaggatacaccagcagaaaatgcacacaGACCATGAAGAGTGTATAGTGTAA